Part of the Pirellulales bacterium genome, CCAGCAGAATCCGGCCGATGGTAGCTTTGTCTTTTGGGATAATGCTGTTGTAACCAGGAAAGCCCGTCGACTGTTCCGAGATCACTCCGAAGCCGACCGAGTGATGATTGCGTCCGGTGATCAGCGCGGCGCGTGTTGGAGAGCAGAGCGCGGTCGAATGAATCTGTGTGTAACGCAGTCCCGCCTTGGCGATCCGGTCCATAGCAGGGGTTGGAATGACGCCGCCGTACGTACTGGGCACTCCGAAGCCGGAATCATCGGTCATGATGAGCAGAATATTTGGCGCTTGCTTGGGAGGCACAATCCGAGGCGCCCACCAGGCCTTCGATTGCATGGCGTTGTCTTTGATTTCGCCGCCAAATTTTGGATCGGGCGCCGGAAGCTGTTTGCCGTCAATCGTAGTCGTAGCGCCGGGTGAACCTGGCGTGCCCGTGGTTTGCACAGCCGGCGCTGGGGAAGCACCCTGTTTATCATCTGCGGCAAGAACGGACGATGTTCGCTGTGTTGCGGCCAAATAACCCAGCGTTCCACCGAGGAACAAAACGACTATAACCTGCAACGAGCGAGCATGCTTCATAAACACTTTCCCCGATTCAATTCAACACGACGGTTGAATCGACGATAGAAACGCGCGCTGCATCACTGGCCACTTGGCGATGGATTGGATATTTGATTGGATTTTGGCTGCTTCTGGCGAAGCGGGCCAACGGGTACACGATTTTGGGCACGCGGTTCGCGAAAGTCAATTCGCTCTAAGGACGGGCTCTTGCCCCGCGCCGTGCGAATCGCTGCGCCTTTAATGCACATACAACGATTCAATCTCCTAAATGTCAATCACTGCCCTTCGTGGCTCTTAACCATGTCGTCGATCTGTTTTTTCACAGCGTCCAAATTGAACGACGCCGGGTCTTGCATTGGTGGGTAGTCGATCGCCGTCTTGGCCAGCTCCGCGACTTTTTGCTGCACGAGCACGAACCGCCAAAATTCCCGCGCGAAGAAATCATTTCCGTAGCCCCACGCGCCGGTCAAAGCGGTTTCGCCGGCAATCGACGGAAAGCGCTCGAACGGATCCTGGCGTAGGTTCACCAAACCGGGCATGTCGGTCGTGAGTTTCGGACCAGGCCAACCTTGCGGCTGTTGGAAAAATTGAAACTTCATATCATCCAACCGAACGGCCCCCAGTTTCGGACCGGCAAAATAAAACAATTCATGCCGCTTCGAGGGCCCTTGGCCGGTGATTAAGTCCATCTGGTTGTAGCCGTCGAGGTGGTTTTTGTACTGCTGATCGCCAAGCGTCACACCCTTCAGAAGCTGATCGGTGATATTTGAATTGCCGGCGGCAGCACACAGCGTGGGAAACCAATCCAGCCCGGAGAAGATTCCATTCTCCACCGTGCCCGCTTTAATATGGCCGGGCCAACGGGCGATGCACGGCACTCGGAAACCGCCTTCATAGGCTGTTCCCTTTTGACCTTTGAACGGCGTATTGCCGCCGTCAGGCCAAGTGAAGGTTTCAGCGCCATTGTCGGTGGTGAAGACGACAATCGTATTGTCTGCCTCTCCGATGTCTTCCAGGTGCTTGAGCAACGCGCCAACGCAATCATCCAATTGCTTCATGCCCGCTTCTTCCACAGCATAGTTGGTCTTGCTGTTCATTTCCGCCTGGTACTTCGGCGACAGGTAAGTAAAGACGTGCATGCGCGTCGTGTTGTGCCAAATGAAAAATGGCTTGCCGTCCTGTTTGGCTTTGTCCATGAAGTCGCACGTGTTTTTAACGAGCACCTCGTCGAACGTCTCCATGTCGTATTTCGAGCCTGGGGGGCCTTGCTGCCAGCTCTGATGATCTACCGCCATGTCCTTGAATGGGCGCAGGGGGCCCTCATCCGTAATTTTCTGCTTGCCGATTTTGCCCCACCGCGGCTGCACCGTCGGGTCGTCTGTGTCGCTGGCGTAGCAATGCACCAAATTGCGCGGGCCGTATTTCTCAAACCAATCGGGCGGATAGGAATACCAATACGGATCGGACATGGCGTCGAGGTGATACAGATAACCGAAGAATTCGTCGAAGCCGTGCACCGTCGGCAAAAATTTGTTCAAATCGCCCAAATGGTTTTTGCCGAACTGCCCTGTCGCGTAACCTTGCGCCTTCAATGCGGTGGCCAGCGTGCAGGCTTGGGCGGGAATGCCGACATCCGCGCCGGCCTGGCCGACCGTGGTCATCCCCGTTCGCAGTGGAATTTCGCCGGTGATAAAATTGGCTCGCCCCGCGGTGCAGCTTGCTTCCGCATAGTAGTCGGTGAACCGGATTCCTTGAGACGCTAACCTGTCCAAATTAGGCGTTTTTCCCGACATGATGCCTTGGTGATAAGCGCCGATGTTAAACCAGCCGATGTCGTCACCCATGATGAACAAAATGTTCGGCTTCTTGCCGCTATTCGAAGACGATTCCGACGTCCCACCGTTATTGCTCGCTTGCGCAAGCAGTGTTTGAGAATCGCCTGGCTTAGTCGTTGCCATCGCCAATAGCGCCGCCTTGTCCGAAGCACCGTCAAAACACGGACAATAATCTGCCGCCGGGTCCGTGGCCATGTTGTTGATCGTTAAGCGCCGTGTTTCCGCCTCACAATTCTCCGCGAGTCGATGGGCTGCGGCCACATAACCCAGCACTCCGCCAACCGCCAGCACCAAAGTAACTTGCATTTTCGAATGTGTGAACATGGCTTAACTCCATAAGTTGAAAAACTGCAGACCATATCGTTTAATGTCTTACGCCGCTACTTGTCGAACGGAAATAACCGCTTCCAATCGTCTTTCATACTGATCACAATCCAACCGCGCTGTTTTGCTTCGTCATACAAAGACTGCGTGAACGTGCCGATCCGGCTGTCGGGCAAGCCTTGCGCCGGGCCGTAAGCATATTCTCGTTTGGCGTCGTCGTGCAGCACCAACATTCCCAGCCATGCGCCGTCCCCCGCCGACGTGTACTCCAACATCTGCTGATCGCCCGTCGAATTGCCAAACGCCGCAAACGGCCGCCGGCCAATCATCAAATGAATGCCCTCGGGCTTACCGGCATCGTTATCGTTCAAGAGGAGCTTGGGGTCCTTGGTCAAAATCGGCCGGCCATTCTTGTCGTAGCCGTACTTCGTTTCGCCTGCCGATCCGACGATTTGCTCCGGCGGAATCCCGTAAACTTTCGCTGCGTAAACTCGCACAAAGTCCTGCCCACCGCCGGTGACAATGTACGTTTTATAGCCGCCGGCGCGAAAATAATTCAGCACTTCCAGCATCGGCTGATAAACCAGTTCCGTATATGGCCGGTCCCAGCGTGGGTGCTTGGCCGTTTGCAGCCATTTCTGCACTTCGGCCTGATATTCCTCGACCGTCATGCCCGTCAACGTCGCCGTCAGAACTTCCTCCAAATCCTTCGCCTGCAATTTAGCCACAGCATCGCGATCCCCCGACAGAACTGCTTTAATCGCCTCTTTGTTTTTCAACTCCGGATGATCTTTCACCAGCGCCGGCACTCGATCCAGGCAGTAAATGACCTGTGTGTACATCGGGTGCTCCACCCACAGCGTGCCGTCCTGATCGAACGTGGCGATTCGCTGTTCCGGCGGCACATACTTGGGGTTCGCTTTGTCGGTGGTTACCTGCACAAAGTCGAGAATGGCTTGCTTTGCCGCCCCGTCGTTCCAACTGGGCAGCGGATCAGCAGCTTGAGCCGCAACAGCGCATAGCGTCATCAACCAAGCAGCGAGGCTTAGGGCACAATTCATCCCGGCAAAGTGTTGTCGATTCACGGTCGGCGTCTTTCGGCAAAGATGCTCAAGCATTGCCGTGCGAACCCGAAGCTAACTCTTCCGCAATCAAACCGCAGCGCCGCGCACGAATCCAGATTTTTCGTGCGAAATCCAGCCAGCATGGCCCAACCGAGATTCCCTCGCCCCGACTAACACGAACGGTGGCGGATTTGCAAGATCTCTGGCCGCCCGTCCCGAGCAGCCCATCGGCCGATGATTTTGCCACGCTGCCAATTCACTGTCAAGCAGTCGCCTAGACGCGGGGGAGCGATTACCCTTCGGGAACAAGCAATACCATGCCGAAGAAAATGGTCCAGCCGGAATTGCTGGAATCGGTGACGAAGTTGTATTGCGGATCGGCGAAAAATTGTATTTTTTGGCCCCACAAGTTGGCAATGTAATCAACTTCGATACCCAGCGGCAGTTGTACCCACTTGTGGTCGCTCCAACTGTATTTGAATTGCATGTCCCCCAGCGCCAACGCCAACTGGTCGTTGAATTTGTAGGCCAGTACCGGCTGAATATAAGTTTCCGAATCGTTGCCGCCTAAGAAATTTTGGTTGATAAATCCGCACGTCCAATGCTCGTTCTTGACGACCCCGCCAAAGACAGGCCCTATCTGGAAATCGCCGGCCTCGCCCGAATTCGGATCGAGCCGAAAGTCCGGACCAAAGCCCCACTTTCCCCAATCGGGTGAGAAAATGGCTGCGTCGAAAATTTGAACTTTGTCCAACCCTGACGGCGCGCCATCTTGGAATTTATACGGTATCGATATCCGCAGCAGATTTTCTTGATCCCAAAGTTTGAGCGGTATGGTCGGACGAAATTCAAACTGCTCGTTATTCGGCCCTGCATCATCGATGGGCCAATTCCAAAATCCGCGAAAGCGATATTGCATTAACGGGGCGATAGGGTTGGTAATGCCGTCGATCAGCCGATCCGTGCTTTCCGAAGCCCCGCCGTAAGAATTTCCATTTCCCTCGCCGCTGTCTGTCATACCGCGATTGCCGCCGCGACTTTGCATGTCACTTTGTGCCAAATAAAATGCTGCGCCTTCTGGTGCGACGTCCTGAACCGGGCTGACGCTGTCCGCCGGTGGCGAATAGAGGGGCAAACCAAGTGCCGGTTCGATCGCTGCAAACGAGACGTCCGGCCGCAGCGTGTCCGAGGCAATCTTACTTTCTTGTGCATGAACCGTGCGCGGAGGCAGGCTGAATAACAGGCCCGATGCAACCAACAACCAGGCGGCGGTAAACAGAAGCGACTTTTGCATAATCGGTTGCCCAAGCAGCGCGAAAGCCAGCGAATGTTACTCCTGGCCAATCGCGTTCAGCAGTTGAGCATGGGCAACGCGGTAAGCAATCTCGTCTTTCATATAATCCAACTGTGCCTTGGCAGTAGCGCCTTTTGCGGCCAGCAAAGTTGCTTCCGTGGCGCCCCCTTCGATGAAACGTCCTCGCTCCATTGAATGAGGGCAATAGACAACTCCTCGGAAAATATCGACGGCTACGGGCGACGCTCCTACAGGCATTACCGTAATAAACGGGAATTGCGTTAGATTAGCCGCTGTCGACTACCATCTAAATGGTTTGCGAAGACAAATCGCGAAAGTTAAAGCCTGCCGGCTAGGAAAAGTCTAACTCTGACGCAATTGCACGTTCCTTAGCGAATTGCAAACGTAGTTTTCAGCGGCGAGGGTGATGGAGAAAGAAAAGTCCATCAGAGGCGCGGTTCAGATTCCGCCGGGCGGCGAACACTCATTTGGCCGACGACAATCGCTTGTTCGATGCGCAGATTCAAATCGTCCAGCTCTCGCAGCAAATGATCTTGCTGGCTTTCCAATTCGATCAGAAGTTGTGCCGATTGCGGCGCGGAAAAAACAGGCGCGGATAAAATCGGCGCGGCAACAGTGGTCGTTTGGTTCACGGAAAGCCCTCCCTAAAGTGCCAATACTGTTGACCATCGGCACTCGGGCGGCGCTACATTCAACTTGAGAAAAAATGCTCGGCGACCGGGAGAGACCACACAAACTTTGCGGGCAATTATTCAGAGATTGTCCGCGATTGCCGCCTTTCGCCTTCTGCTATCTGCTTTTGCTTCATGACAGCTCTTTGGCCAGTTGATCTTTGATGGCGTTTTCGATTTTGCCCTTGAACATCATGGCAGCCATCGGAATTTGCCCGTCGAGTTGCACTTCGCTGGGTTGCACAAAGACGTCGCCGGCCACTTTGAAGCCGTACGTGCTGAAACTGAAGTTCAGCGTGTTGCCGTTCCAAACTTCCTGCAGGTCGGAAACTTGGGCCTGATATTTATCCTTCACTTTCGCGAGGAGATTTTTCAGTCGGGCAGCGGCTTCCTCTTGCCCCAACTGATGCGGAAACGTGAGCTTTAAGCTCGGCATGAAAACACCGGTGCCAAGTGGTTTAGATAAAAACGGGCGTACGGCGAGCATAGCAAATTGCCGTGGCCACGAACAGAGCAGCGCCGCCCACGCCAACCGTGGAACAACGCAGCGCCGGAAAAGACTGCTGCCTGACGCCCTACGCGGGCTGCAATGTTCAGCGCCAGCGGTCCGTCAATCGTCGTGCTCGCCGATGGCTTCGGCGTAGTTGAGCGGATCGCTAGGATGCCACAACGGCAAGCCCGCCTTCAGACGTTCGGCCAACACTTCCAGTTTTTCCGTAGAGCCCGGCAAGGCCCGGGTCGACGAGTATTTTCCGTCATCCACTTTGGGCGGTTCATAATCCCATAGCCCCAACTTGACCGCTTCCAGAACTGAGATTGGCACGCCGTGACTCCTGTATCCCTCAAGAGGCGATTTTGCGCCGCCGCATTCTCTTCAACCTCCTGTTTGCGGCGACCAACACGCAGGGTACATCCTCTACCCGGCACGGTGCAGCACGCAGTATTTGCGTCCATTGCAAACCTGTCAAGGAGTTTTTTTCACGGCGGGTCTTACGAAGAAAAAAATACTGCTTCGTCGCGATTTGGCCTGATTGTTGCACGGCCAATTGGTCATGTTTCAGATCGGGAATCCATGATTGCAAAAGAATATCAAGGCGCAGTTTTCTGTAGGGTTTGGTGTGCTTCAGCCAGCAGCGAATTAAGACGTTGAACCACTTCCAGCGTAAGGGGTTCGCACCAGGCGCCATGGATGGTTACATAG contains:
- a CDS encoding arylsulfatase; this encodes MFTHSKMQVTLVLAVGGVLGYVAAAHRLAENCEAETRRLTINNMATDPAADYCPCFDGASDKAALLAMATTKPGDSQTLLAQASNNGGTSESSSNSGKKPNILFIMGDDIGWFNIGAYHQGIMSGKTPNLDRLASQGIRFTDYYAEASCTAGRANFITGEIPLRTGMTTVGQAGADVGIPAQACTLATALKAQGYATGQFGKNHLGDLNKFLPTVHGFDEFFGYLYHLDAMSDPYWYSYPPDWFEKYGPRNLVHCYASDTDDPTVQPRWGKIGKQKITDEGPLRPFKDMAVDHQSWQQGPPGSKYDMETFDEVLVKNTCDFMDKAKQDGKPFFIWHNTTRMHVFTYLSPKYQAEMNSKTNYAVEEAGMKQLDDCVGALLKHLEDIGEADNTIVVFTTDNGAETFTWPDGGNTPFKGQKGTAYEGGFRVPCIARWPGHIKAGTVENGIFSGLDWFPTLCAAAGNSNITDQLLKGVTLGDQQYKNHLDGYNQMDLITGQGPSKRHELFYFAGPKLGAVRLDDMKFQFFQQPQGWPGPKLTTDMPGLVNLRQDPFERFPSIAGETALTGAWGYGNDFFAREFWRFVLVQQKVAELAKTAIDYPPMQDPASFNLDAVKKQIDDMVKSHEGQ
- a CDS encoding polyhydroxyalkanoic acid system family protein; translation: MPSLKLTFPHQLGQEEAAARLKNLLAKVKDKYQAQVSDLQEVWNGNTLNFSFSTYGFKVAGDVFVQPSEVQLDGQIPMAAMMFKGKIENAIKDQLAKELS
- a CDS encoding HAD family hydrolase; the protein is MNCALSLAAWLMTLCAVAAQAADPLPSWNDGAAKQAILDFVQVTTDKANPKYVPPEQRIATFDQDGTLWVEHPMYTQVIYCLDRVPALVKDHPELKNKEAIKAVLSGDRDAVAKLQAKDLEEVLTATLTGMTVEEYQAEVQKWLQTAKHPRWDRPYTELVYQPMLEVLNYFRAGGYKTYIVTGGGQDFVRVYAAKVYGIPPEQIVGSAGETKYGYDKNGRPILTKDPKLLLNDNDAGKPEGIHLMIGRRPFAAFGNSTGDQQMLEYTSAGDGAWLGMLVLHDDAKREYAYGPAQGLPDSRIGTFTQSLYDEAKQRGWIVISMKDDWKRLFPFDK